The following is a genomic window from Niabella soli DSM 19437.
TCCATCCAGGTGCAACTCTCCAAAAACCCTTTGATACCGATAACTATTTGGTGCTCCAAAAATAAAATCAGGTCTAAATCCTTCGTCAAAACTTCCTTCAATTACACGTCCTCTTCGGAATAAAGCAAATCCCGCTTCTGCTGTCGATGCTTTTTCTCGAATGGCTACAAATCCATGGACACTTAATACTTCTGCAATATCAAAATCAATTTCTTTACGCCAAAGAATAGGTTCTCCGCTAGGCTCATCGTGTTTTGGAACATTTAAAACGTTGGGATCATTAAATATTAGTTCTTCGCCATTCAAGGTAAGTTTCAATATCCCCTTGCGAATAAATTCGCGATAAATGCTCCGTAAATGGTCTTTTACTTTTGCAACTCCTTTACGTTTTGGAATACGGTTTACATTATATAACTCTACTACTGTGTAATGGTGTTTTTTATCGCAAGGTTTCGCCTCGACATCTAATTCCTCCAATTTATCCTCAAATATTTTTTGCATATCAAAGACAACTTTTTTCACATTGTCTTCTCGTAATGCGGTTGTTGTTACACACCAATTATCTGCAAACCAACAAGCAGCAGACTTCATTCCCATTCCAAATTCTGATAAGCCAGAATTATCAGGTGGGACTTCTGCAGCTCTAAATGCTCGTGCGTAGTCGGCTTGGCCAATTCCGCCTGCATTATCCCGGATAGTGATTCTATTTTCAGGTTCATTGATTTCCACCCTTACTTCCAGTTGGAAATTTTCTCCTTCAACTTCTTTGATAGCCTTTTCGTTTTTCAAATAGCTATCAATCGCATTGTCAATAAATTCAGCCAATGCAAACCATGTCTGATACTCTATGTGTTTTAAAACAGAGAGCATAGTAACCTGCGGACGGATGTTTACTTTATTTTGCTGTTTCATTTTGCAACATTGAAAATTGCTGTACCTCTTTAGGAGCAGTACCATTCAATTTTTTGGGCTCTTGTTTTTCATACAAAAGTTGTTCAGCTATCAATTTCACAATTTTCGAATTTACTGCATTACCCAAAGCCTTGAATGCCGTAGTGTCGTTTGAAGGCAATTCCAAACCCTCTAATGATTGCAGTTTCAAGGCTTCGTCTTTTGTGATGTATCGTTTTTGCCAACCGATAATGGGAATTTGTGTATTAGTGCAAACAAGTGAGGGGAAAAAATCAACTTTTTTTATCCTTATTCCTGACGCTCTGAACTGTAAAATATAATCATTAATTTTTCTTTTACCGTCACCAACATTCCATTCCAATTTTTGCCAACTCTGTGAATCATACTTTGCAATTTCTTTCACAACATCTTGTACATATTTTTTATTGTCTTGGTAAAATCCCCTACTGTGTCTGATATAACTACGTTTCCAATTGGGAAATGCCTTTTCAACTCTTGAATAACTTGGCATATTAATTCGCTGTTGATCTTTGGTCATGCCTTTCAAAGCAATTCCGAAATTGCCTTTGAACTCACCTAACTCAATTGCAGAAAGTTTGAAAGGATAGGAAGTCTCAAAGGGATATGTCGCTCCGAATTCCATACCCCAAACAGGAAACCCCGGTAATTTTGTGTCTTTCGGAATTTGTTCAATGAAACGTTGCCACAGTTTTATACACTCTTGGTTTGCTTTTGGAAGTGCTTTAAATTTAGCAGGATGTTCTTCAACGAATTGGTGAATATCAATCAAAGAAGTCTTTTGTTCGTCAATTTCTTTGAATGAAAAATGCTCAAGACCTACCAGAGAACCAACAATGAAAATTCTTTTACGATGTTGTGGAATTCCAAAATCTTGT
Proteins encoded in this region:
- a CDS encoding ATP-binding protein, which gives rise to MKQQNKVNIRPQVTMLSVLKHIEYQTWFALAEFIDNAIDSYLKNEKAIKEVEGENFQLEVRVEINEPENRITIRDNAGGIGQADYARAFRAAEVPPDNSGLSEFGMGMKSAACWFADNWCVTTTALREDNVKKVVFDMQKIFEDKLEELDVEAKPCDKKHHYTVVELYNVNRIPKRKGVAKVKDHLRSIYREFIRKGILKLTLNGEELIFNDPNVLNVPKHDEPSGEPILWRKEIDFDIAEVLSVHGFVAIREKASTAEAGFALFRRGRVIEGSFDEGFRPDFIFGAPNSYRYQRVFGELHLDGFSVNFTKKGIQWDENLDIFLRLLKDDISSKEFPLLQQAEQYRVRATEKEYKAAVKALDETVNDFEKKAPQAVADVVNNVSAVETPEKEGLTKTEQTLHREFDLRFNKTDWKVSIELSYDPSLTELIEVGDSFIKEKVRNSSVRQIGIRLSLTHPFMVEFAGADTNKIEPILRIAAAFGLSEIIAKDSYKNQGEVRRNFNELIANLSK
- a CDS encoding DNA cytosine methyltransferase; this translates as MKFIDLFAGLGGFHKALHELGHECVFASELSQTLREVYKTNWGIEPKGDIRKIVDHDIDSIPEHDILCAGFPCQPFSKAGKQKGREDEERGTLFDEIVKILAHRKPKFFILENVPFIRQHDNEATWNYMHSELTKLGYEVEHEVYSPQDFGIPQHRKRIFIVGSLVGLEHFSFKEIDEQKTSLIDIHQFVEEHPAKFKALPKANQECIKLWQRFIEQIPKDTKLPGFPVWGMEFGATYPFETSYPFKLSAIELGEFKGNFGIALKGMTKDQQRINMPSYSRVEKAFPNWKRSYIRHSRGFYQDNKKYVQDVVKEIAKYDSQSWQKLEWNVGDGKRKINDYILQFRASGIRIKKVDFFPSLVCTNTQIPIIGWQKRYITKDEALKLQSLEGLELPSNDTTAFKALGNAVNSKIVKLIAEQLLYEKQEPKKLNGTAPKEVQQFSMLQNETAK